From a single Aquincola tertiaricarbonis genomic region:
- a CDS encoding carboxymuconolactone decarboxylase family protein has product MNTFQVPTRDQVSPANQALFDQLEKGLGKVPNLYATLALSEHALASYLALQKARSSLSPKAREVVNLVVSQVNRCEYCLAAHTVIGGMVGLQPGQLLEIRAGRASFDARLDALARLVHDIATRRGQADPGLLQAFFAAGWTQENLVDTIVAIGDKIITNYLHATTQVPVDFPPAPPLND; this is encoded by the coding sequence ATGAACACCTTCCAAGTGCCCACCCGCGACCAGGTGTCGCCCGCCAACCAGGCCTTGTTCGACCAACTGGAGAAGGGCCTGGGCAAGGTGCCCAACCTGTACGCCACGCTGGCGCTGTCCGAGCATGCACTGGCCAGCTACCTCGCGCTGCAGAAGGCGCGCAGCAGCCTGTCGCCGAAGGCGCGCGAGGTGGTCAACCTGGTGGTGAGCCAGGTGAACCGCTGCGAGTACTGCCTGGCGGCGCACACCGTCATCGGCGGCATGGTGGGCTTGCAGCCCGGCCAGCTGCTGGAGATCCGTGCCGGGCGTGCCAGCTTCGATGCGCGGCTGGATGCGCTGGCGCGACTGGTGCACGACATCGCCACCCGCCGCGGCCAGGCCGACCCCGGGCTGCTGCAGGCCTTCTTCGCAGCCGGCTGGACGCAGGAGAACCTGGTGGACACCATCGTGGCCATCGGCGACAAGATCATCACCAACTACCTGCATGCCACCACGCAAGTGCCGGTGGACTTTCCGCCGGCGCCGCCGCTGAACGACTGA
- a CDS encoding LysR family transcriptional regulator — MDRLTAMQTFVRVVESGSFTAVAREMHSTQSAVSKQVAALERQLGARLLSRSTRSLALTEEGERYFEQARRLVAEIAEAEASLRRGEQQLTGWLRVAASVGFGRLRVLPLVQQFMAQHPGVRIDLRLHDGFIDLVEHGIDLAVRIGELADSSLVARRVATSRRAVLVSRRYLQSLPRALRTPRTPEDLQQLDCIVYTELATGNAWRFIAGPGAPVAAGTEVTLRAQGSFQTNSTEAVRAAVLAGMGIGYVPTWLLAEELATGEVRQLLPHWAAPALPLHLVSPAQRRQSAKVRAFSDHLAAAWAE, encoded by the coding sequence ATGGACAGGCTGACGGCGATGCAGACCTTCGTGCGCGTGGTGGAAAGCGGCAGCTTCACCGCCGTGGCGCGCGAGATGCACAGCACCCAGAGCGCCGTCAGCAAGCAGGTGGCCGCGCTGGAGCGGCAGCTGGGCGCGCGGCTGCTGAGCCGCAGCACGCGGTCGCTGGCGCTGACCGAAGAAGGCGAGCGCTACTTCGAGCAGGCCCGCCGCCTGGTGGCCGAGATCGCCGAGGCCGAAGCCAGCCTGCGCCGCGGCGAGCAGCAGCTCACCGGCTGGCTGCGGGTGGCCGCTTCGGTGGGCTTTGGCCGGCTGCGCGTGCTGCCGCTGGTGCAGCAGTTCATGGCGCAGCACCCGGGCGTGCGCATCGACCTGCGACTGCACGACGGCTTCATCGACCTGGTGGAGCACGGCATCGACCTGGCGGTGCGCATCGGCGAGCTGGCCGACAGCAGCCTGGTGGCCCGCCGCGTGGCCACCAGCCGGCGCGCGGTGCTGGTCAGCCGCCGCTACCTGCAGTCGCTGCCACGGGCGCTGCGCACGCCGCGCACGCCCGAAGACCTGCAGCAGCTGGACTGCATCGTCTACACCGAGCTGGCCACCGGCAATGCCTGGCGCTTCATCGCGGGGCCTGGTGCGCCGGTGGCCGCGGGCACCGAGGTGACGCTGCGCGCGCAAGGCAGCTTCCAGACCAACAGCACCGAAGCCGTTCGCGCCGCGGTGCTGGCCGGCATGGGCATCGGCTACGTGCCCACCTGGCTGCTGGCCGAAGAACTGGCCACTGGCGAGGTGCGCCAACTGCTGCCGCACTGGGCCGCGCCCGCGCTGCCGCTGCACCTGGTCAGCCCCGCGCAGCGGCGGCAGTCGGCCAAGGTGCGGGCCTTCTCCGACCACCTGGCGGCGGCGTGGGCGGAGTGA
- a CDS encoding glutathione S-transferase family protein produces the protein MTSASPAAPLVLVSHALCPYVQRAAIVLAEKGVPFERRDIDLAHKPDWFLQVSPLGKTPVLLVHGQPVFESAVICEYLDETHAPALHPHDALQRAQHRSWMEFGSAVLNLIGGLYNAPDEAALQARADELTARFTQLESVLGDGPYFGGTAFTMVDAVFGPVFRYFDVLDDLGEFVRWPALPRVGAWRQALASRPSVVQAVRPDYPALLRRFLQARPSALARRVAGSAPAGA, from the coding sequence ATGACTTCTGCTTCACCTGCCGCACCCCTGGTGCTGGTGTCCCATGCCTTGTGCCCCTATGTGCAGCGCGCGGCCATCGTGCTCGCCGAAAAGGGCGTGCCCTTCGAGCGGCGCGACATCGACCTGGCGCACAAGCCCGACTGGTTCCTGCAGGTGTCGCCCCTCGGCAAGACACCTGTGCTGCTGGTGCACGGCCAGCCGGTGTTCGAGTCGGCGGTGATCTGCGAATACCTGGACGAGACGCACGCGCCTGCGCTGCATCCGCACGATGCACTGCAGCGCGCGCAGCACCGCTCGTGGATGGAGTTCGGCTCCGCGGTGCTGAACCTGATCGGTGGCCTCTACAACGCGCCTGACGAAGCGGCGCTGCAGGCCCGCGCCGATGAGCTGACAGCCCGCTTCACCCAGCTGGAGTCGGTGCTGGGCGACGGGCCGTACTTCGGCGGCACGGCCTTCACGATGGTGGATGCGGTGTTCGGCCCGGTGTTCCGCTACTTCGACGTGCTGGACGACCTGGGCGAGTTCGTGCGCTGGCCTGCGCTGCCGCGCGTGGGCGCCTGGCGGCAGGCGCTGGCGTCGCGGCCCTCGGTGGTGCAGGCGGTGCGGCCTGACTACCCTGCGCTGCTGCGCCGCTTCCTGCAGGCGCGGCCGTCGGCGTTGGCCCGGCGCGTGGCGGGCAGCGCGCCGGCAGGCGCCTGA
- a CDS encoding LysR family transcriptional regulator, producing the protein MQRPIAATQYKLSPADLQLLLALARGGTLAAAGDRLGLDASTVFRSLQRIERGLGRPLFERSRSGYLPTEMAATLTEHAEQLETAMEAARAAVEAAPSPVSGSVRITTTDAVLHGLVAPALQDLARVHPLLSFELHTGNELASLTRRDADIAVRATQRPPEHLVGKPLGPIQVAVYGPRRRGAPNWAQAEAGSADWIAPDDALPEHPSVRWRQRHLPKLVPRYRVNSILSVLELVALGLGVGILPMFLAEGRRELRRLTEPLPEAQTTLWLLTHPRSRHLRRVSLVYGHLAEQLQLPSG; encoded by the coding sequence ATGCAACGGCCGATTGCAGCCACGCAATACAAGCTGAGCCCTGCCGACCTGCAGCTGCTGCTGGCCCTGGCCCGTGGCGGCACGTTGGCCGCCGCCGGCGATCGGCTCGGCCTGGACGCCTCCACCGTGTTCCGTTCGCTGCAGCGCATCGAGCGGGGGCTCGGCCGCCCGCTGTTCGAGCGCAGCCGCAGCGGCTACCTGCCCACCGAGATGGCCGCCACGCTCACCGAGCATGCCGAGCAACTGGAAACGGCGATGGAGGCCGCGCGCGCCGCGGTGGAAGCCGCGCCCTCGCCGGTCTCGGGCAGCGTGCGCATCACCACCACCGACGCGGTGCTGCACGGCCTGGTGGCACCGGCGCTGCAGGACCTGGCGCGCGTGCATCCGCTGCTGAGCTTCGAACTGCACACCGGCAACGAGCTGGCCAGCCTGACCCGGCGCGATGCCGACATCGCGGTGCGGGCCACGCAGCGCCCGCCGGAGCACCTGGTGGGCAAGCCGCTGGGGCCGATCCAGGTGGCGGTGTATGGGCCCCGCCGTCGCGGCGCACCTAATTGGGCGCAGGCCGAGGCCGGCAGCGCCGACTGGATTGCGCCCGACGATGCGCTGCCCGAGCATCCTTCGGTGCGCTGGCGGCAGCGGCACCTGCCCAAGCTGGTGCCGCGCTACCGCGTCAACAGCATCCTCTCGGTGCTGGAGCTGGTGGCCCTCGGCCTGGGCGTCGGCATCCTGCCGATGTTCCTGGCCGAAGGCCGGCGCGAGTTGCGGCGGCTCACCGAGCCGCTGCCCGAGGCGCAGACCACGCTGTGGCTGCTGACGCACCCGCGCTCGCGCCACCTGCGCCGGGTGAGCCTGGTGTACGGCCACCTGGCCGAGCAGCTGCAGCTGCCTAGTGGCTGA
- a CDS encoding FmdB family zinc ribbon protein encodes MPTYDYRCDQCGPFEALRRIADREQPQACPNCGAAAPRTWLAAARIADMDPVLRTALATNERARHEPKRSGDYARLKHPAGCGCCSAGGRRSATVTGAQGQKAFPTKRPWMISH; translated from the coding sequence ATGCCGACCTACGACTACCGCTGCGACCAGTGCGGCCCGTTCGAGGCGCTGCGCCGCATCGCCGACCGCGAGCAGCCGCAGGCCTGCCCGAACTGCGGCGCGGCGGCGCCGCGCACCTGGCTGGCGGCAGCCCGCATCGCCGACATGGACCCGGTGCTGCGCACCGCGCTGGCCACCAACGAGCGGGCGCGGCATGAGCCGAAGCGATCAGGCGACTATGCGCGCCTGAAGCACCCGGCGGGCTGCGGCTGCTGCAGCGCCGGTGGCCGCCGCAGCGCGACGGTGACGGGAGCGCAGGGCCAGAAGGCCTTTCCCACCAAGCGGCCGTGGATGATCAGCCACTAG
- the fmdA gene encoding formamidase, protein MPETLIKVDLNQPAPSNEKVHNRWHPDIPMACWVNPGDDFVLETYDWTGGYIKNNDSADDVRDIDLSTVHYLSGPVGVKGAEPGDLLVVDLLDIGAKPDSLWGFNGFFSKNNGGGFLTEHFPQAQKSIWDFHGMFTSSRHVPGVQYAGLIHPGLIGCLPDKPMLEKWNARETGLIATDPNRVPGLANPPFAGTAHLGQLKGDAAAKVAAEGARTVPPREHGGNCDIKDLSRGSKVFFPVYVDGAGLSVGDLHFSQGDGEITFCGAIEMAGWVHMRVSLIKGGMAKYGIKNPIFKPSPITPTYNDYLIFEGISVDEQGKQYYLDVQVAYRQACLNAIEYLKKFGYSGAQAYSILGTAPVQGHISGVVDVPNACATLWLPTQIFDFDINPSAAGPVKHLDGSIDMPLSPDL, encoded by the coding sequence ATGCCCGAGACCCTGATCAAGGTGGACCTGAACCAGCCCGCACCCAGCAACGAGAAGGTGCACAACCGCTGGCACCCCGACATCCCGATGGCCTGCTGGGTGAACCCCGGCGACGACTTCGTGCTGGAAACCTACGACTGGACCGGCGGCTACATCAAGAACAACGACAGCGCCGACGACGTGCGCGACATCGACCTGAGCACGGTGCACTACCTGTCGGGTCCGGTGGGCGTGAAGGGCGCCGAGCCCGGCGACTTGCTGGTGGTGGACCTGCTGGACATCGGCGCCAAGCCCGACAGCCTGTGGGGCTTCAACGGCTTTTTCAGCAAGAACAACGGCGGCGGCTTTTTGACGGAGCACTTCCCGCAGGCGCAGAAGTCGATCTGGGACTTCCACGGCATGTTCACCAGCTCGCGCCATGTGCCGGGCGTGCAGTACGCCGGCCTGATCCACCCCGGCCTGATCGGCTGCCTGCCCGACAAGCCGATGCTGGAGAAGTGGAACGCGCGCGAGACGGGCTTGATCGCCACCGACCCCAACCGCGTGCCCGGCCTGGCCAACCCGCCCTTTGCCGGCACCGCCCACCTGGGCCAGCTCAAGGGCGATGCGGCCGCGAAGGTGGCGGCCGAAGGCGCCCGCACCGTGCCGCCGCGTGAGCATGGCGGCAACTGCGACATCAAGGACCTGTCGCGTGGCAGCAAGGTGTTCTTCCCCGTGTACGTGGACGGCGCCGGACTGTCGGTGGGCGACCTGCACTTCAGCCAGGGCGATGGCGAGATCACCTTCTGCGGCGCCATCGAGATGGCCGGCTGGGTGCACATGCGGGTGTCGCTGATCAAGGGCGGCATGGCCAAGTACGGCATCAAGAACCCGATCTTCAAGCCCAGCCCGATCACGCCCACCTACAACGACTACCTGATCTTCGAAGGCATCTCGGTGGACGAGCAGGGCAAGCAGTACTACCTGGACGTGCAGGTGGCCTACCGCCAGGCCTGCCTGAACGCGATCGAGTACCTGAAGAAGTTCGGCTACTCGGGCGCGCAGGCCTACAGCATCCTGGGCACGGCGCCGGTGCAGGGCCACATCAGCGGCGTGGTGGACGTGCCCAACGCCTGCGCCACGCTGTGGCTGCCCACGCAGATCTTCGACTTCGACATCAACCCCAGCGCGGCGGGGCCGGTCAAGCACCTGGACGGCAGCATCGACATGCCGCTGTCGCCCGACCTGTAG
- the urtE gene encoding urea ABC transporter ATP-binding subunit UrtE, whose product MLNVHNLHVAYGQSEALHGIDFSAKRNETVAIMGRNGMGKTTLFKSLIGILPARSGSIEVDGQDVTKLESYQRVAKGIAYVPQGRMIFPTLTVTENIRTGLENAASQRIPDEIYALFPVLFEMRHRKGGNLSGGQQQQLAIARALVTNPKVLLLDEPTEGIQPSIIKDIARALNEIRKLREITIVVSEQVLSFALDVADRLFVIEGGRLVHESPRAGIDAERIKQFLSV is encoded by the coding sequence ATGCTGAACGTACACAACCTGCACGTGGCCTACGGCCAGAGCGAGGCGCTGCACGGCATCGACTTCTCGGCCAAGCGCAACGAGACGGTGGCCATCATGGGCCGCAACGGCATGGGCAAGACCACGCTGTTCAAGAGCCTGATCGGCATCCTGCCTGCGCGCAGCGGCAGCATCGAGGTGGACGGCCAGGACGTGACCAAGCTGGAGAGCTACCAGCGCGTGGCCAAGGGCATCGCCTACGTGCCGCAGGGCCGGATGATCTTTCCCACGCTCACCGTCACCGAAAACATCCGCACCGGTCTGGAGAACGCCGCCAGCCAGCGCATCCCCGACGAGATCTACGCGCTGTTTCCGGTGCTGTTCGAGATGCGCCACCGCAAGGGCGGCAACCTGTCCGGCGGGCAGCAGCAGCAGCTGGCCATCGCCCGCGCGCTGGTCACCAACCCCAAGGTGCTGCTGCTCGATGAGCCCACCGAGGGCATCCAGCCTTCCATCATCAAGGACATCGCCCGCGCGCTGAACGAGATCCGCAAGCTGCGTGAAATCACCATCGTGGTGAGCGAGCAGGTGCTGAGCTTTGCGCTGGACGTGGCCGACCGGCTGTTCGTCATCGAAGGCGGCCGGCTGGTGCACGAGAGCCCCCGCGCCGGCATCGACGCCGAGCGCATCAAGCAGTTTTTGTCGGTGTAA
- the urtD gene encoding urea ABC transporter ATP-binding protein UrtD: MSNTDFALAVEDLTVSFDGFKAINGLTLYVDRNELRVIIGPNGAGKTTLLDLICGKTRASHGSIKFKNQEMTRMAEHRIVRAGIGRKFQTPSIYENLSVFKNLEVSFPRGRSVFGALAFRCDSEVKDRVQAVADEIGLGDALDTEAGLLSHGQKQWLEIGMLLMQEPELLMLDEPIAGMSVRERELTADLLQRICKGRSVIVIEHDMDFVKRIAHKVTVMHQGRILAEGSMDQVQNDPKVIDVYLGH; encoded by the coding sequence ATGAGCAACACCGACTTCGCGCTGGCGGTGGAAGACCTCACCGTCTCGTTCGACGGCTTCAAGGCCATCAACGGGCTGACGCTGTACGTGGACCGCAACGAGCTGCGCGTGATCATCGGCCCCAATGGCGCGGGCAAGACCACGCTGCTGGACCTGATCTGCGGCAAGACCCGCGCCAGCCACGGCAGCATCAAGTTCAAGAACCAGGAGATGACCCGCATGGCCGAGCACCGCATCGTGCGGGCGGGCATCGGCCGCAAGTTCCAGACGCCTTCCATCTACGAGAACCTGTCGGTCTTCAAGAACCTGGAGGTGAGCTTTCCGCGGGGGCGCAGCGTGTTCGGCGCGCTGGCCTTCCGCTGCGACAGCGAGGTGAAGGACCGCGTGCAGGCCGTGGCCGACGAGATCGGCCTGGGCGATGCGCTGGACACCGAAGCCGGGCTGCTGAGCCATGGTCAGAAGCAGTGGCTGGAGATCGGCATGTTGCTGATGCAGGAGCCCGAGCTGCTGATGCTGGACGAGCCCATCGCCGGCATGAGCGTGCGCGAGCGTGAGCTGACCGCCGACCTGCTGCAGCGCATCTGCAAGGGGCGCTCGGTCATCGTCATCGAGCACGACATGGACTTCGTCAAGCGCATCGCCCACAAGGTGACGGTGATGCACCAGGGCCGCATCCTGGCCGAGGGGTCGATGGACCAGGTGCAGAACGACCCCAAGGTGATCGACGTGTACCTGGGCCACTGA
- the urtC gene encoding urea ABC transporter permease subunit UrtC, giving the protein MNAARLFMARHGLGSVLLLAVLLLVVFPLTLDLFRINLVGKYLSYAFVALGLVMLWGWGGVLSLGQGVFFGLGGYGMAMFLKLEASDPESTKIQSTPGIPDFMDWNQVTALPAWWQPFHSLPLTLLLMLGVPTLLAWIIGFAMFKRRVGGVYFAIITQAVALILTVLIIGQQGYTGGVNGMTDLKTLAGWDTRTDSAKWTLYFVCVALLLAAIVLCTWVQKSKLGTLLLAMRDKEDRVRFSGYDVANFRVFVFCLSALLSAVGGAMFTLQVGFMSPSLVGIVPSIEMVIFAAVGGRMSLVGAVYGALLVNYGKTYFSESFPDLWLFMMAALFLGVVLAFPDGLAGVWNDKVAPRLKAWAGRKKAPAPVVVAPAVNTEPVTPPKPLPRERGAAEGAAA; this is encoded by the coding sequence ATGAACGCAGCCCGTCTCTTCATGGCCCGCCACGGGCTGGGCAGCGTGCTGCTGCTGGCGGTGCTGCTGCTGGTGGTGTTTCCGCTGACGCTGGACCTGTTCCGCATCAACCTGGTGGGCAAGTACCTGAGCTACGCCTTCGTGGCGCTGGGGCTGGTGATGCTGTGGGGCTGGGGCGGCGTGCTCAGCCTGGGGCAGGGGGTGTTCTTCGGGCTGGGCGGCTACGGCATGGCCATGTTCCTGAAGCTGGAAGCCAGCGACCCCGAGTCCACCAAGATCCAGAGCACGCCGGGCATCCCCGACTTCATGGACTGGAACCAGGTGACCGCGCTGCCCGCCTGGTGGCAGCCCTTCCACAGCCTGCCGCTGACGCTGCTGCTGATGCTGGGCGTGCCCACGCTGCTGGCCTGGATCATCGGCTTTGCGATGTTCAAGCGCCGGGTGGGCGGGGTGTACTTCGCCATCATCACGCAGGCGGTGGCGCTGATCCTCACGGTGCTGATCATCGGCCAGCAGGGCTACACCGGCGGCGTCAACGGCATGACCGACCTGAAGACCCTGGCCGGCTGGGACACCCGCACCGACAGCGCCAAGTGGACGCTGTACTTCGTGTGCGTGGCGCTGCTGCTGGCGGCCATCGTGCTGTGCACCTGGGTGCAGAAGAGCAAGCTGGGCACGCTGCTGCTGGCCATGCGCGACAAGGAAGACCGGGTGCGCTTCTCGGGCTACGACGTGGCCAACTTCCGGGTGTTCGTGTTCTGCCTGTCGGCGCTGCTGTCGGCGGTGGGCGGGGCGATGTTCACGCTGCAGGTGGGCTTCATGTCGCCCAGCCTGGTGGGCATCGTGCCGTCGATCGAGATGGTGATCTTCGCCGCGGTGGGCGGGCGCATGTCGCTGGTGGGCGCGGTGTACGGCGCGCTGCTGGTGAACTACGGCAAGACCTACTTCTCCGAAAGCTTCCCCGACCTGTGGCTGTTCATGATGGCCGCACTGTTCCTGGGCGTGGTGCTGGCCTTCCCCGATGGCCTGGCCGGCGTGTGGAACGACAAGGTGGCACCGCGCTTGAAGGCCTGGGCGGGGCGCAAGAAAGCGCCTGCACCGGTCGTGGTTGCCCCGGCGGTCAACACCGAACCCGTGACCCCACCCAAGCCGCTGCCGCGTGAGCGTGGCGCGGCCGAAGGAGCAGCGGCATGA
- the urtB gene encoding urea ABC transporter permease subunit UrtB translates to MSLSEMWNIGLMQGFAGLSLFSVLLLMGLGLAIIFGQMGVINMAHGEFMTIGAYTIYLASHLAETHAPGLVQAYFPFAIVLAFGLAFAAGWAVEWAVIRHLYRRPLDTLLATWGLSLAMQQVFRSTFGAKEVSPTLPDWLMGSWAPAEGLDIPINGLFVMALTVAVTCGVLIALYKSRWGLRVRATVANRPMANATGINTRRTDRLTFAIGCGIAGVAGAAFTTIGSTGPTSGSLYIVDAFLVVTFGGAASLFGTVVSAFGIAQTQSISEFFMTGSMAKVLTLSAIVVILMFRPQGLFAVKVRK, encoded by the coding sequence ATGAGCTTGTCCGAGATGTGGAACATCGGGCTGATGCAGGGCTTTGCCGGCCTCAGCCTGTTCTCGGTGCTGCTGCTGATGGGGCTGGGCCTGGCCATCATCTTCGGGCAGATGGGCGTGATCAACATGGCGCATGGCGAGTTCATGACCATCGGCGCCTACACCATCTACCTGGCTTCGCACCTGGCCGAAACCCATGCGCCCGGGCTGGTGCAGGCCTACTTCCCGTTCGCCATCGTGCTGGCCTTCGGGTTGGCCTTCGCGGCGGGCTGGGCGGTGGAGTGGGCGGTCATCCGCCACCTGTACCGCCGGCCGCTGGACACGCTGCTGGCCACCTGGGGCCTGTCGCTGGCCATGCAGCAGGTGTTCCGCTCCACCTTCGGCGCCAAGGAAGTCAGCCCCACGCTGCCCGACTGGCTGATGGGCAGCTGGGCACCGGCCGAGGGGCTGGACATCCCGATCAACGGCCTGTTCGTGATGGCGCTGACGGTGGCGGTGACCTGCGGCGTGCTGATCGCGCTGTACAAGTCGCGCTGGGGCCTGCGGGTGCGGGCCACGGTGGCCAACCGGCCGATGGCCAATGCCACCGGCATCAACACCCGGCGCACCGACCGGCTGACCTTTGCCATCGGCTGCGGCATCGCCGGCGTGGCGGGCGCGGCCTTCACCACCATCGGCTCCACCGGGCCCACCTCGGGCTCGCTGTACATCGTCGACGCCTTCCTGGTGGTGACCTTCGGCGGTGCGGCCAGCCTGTTCGGCACCGTGGTCTCGGCCTTCGGCATCGCGCAGACGCAGTCCATCTCCGAGTTCTTCATGACCGGCTCCATGGCCAAGGTGCTGACGCTGTCGGCCATCGTGGTCATCCTGATGTTCCGGCCGCAGGGCCTGTTTGCCGTGAAGGTGCGCAAATGA
- the urtA gene encoding urea ABC transporter substrate-binding protein has product MSDQARDTARMLESLRRRRLLQGAAALPLAGLAGGAWAQQYPTAKVNTSKLAVTDTEVTVGQLHSATGTMAISETGSIQAEQLAIDQINAMGGVLGRKIKVIKEDGASDWPTFAEKSKKLLVNDRVAAVFGCWTSASRKAVLPIFEKENGMLYYPTFYEGLEQSKNVIYTGQEATQQILWGLDWAQKTKGAKTYFLVGSDYIWPRTSMKIGRKHIENVLKTKVVGEEYYPLGHTNFNSLINKIKVAKPDVIFAAVVGGSNVAFYKQLKAAGVTADKQFLLTISVTEDEVLGIGGENIAGFYSSMKYFQSLDNENNKKFVEAFKAKYGKDAVIGDVTQAAYLGPWLWKATVEKAGSFDVDKVAAASSDIELKTAPEGYVKLHPNHHLWSKTRIGQAQKDGQFKVVAESPALIEPNPFPEGYK; this is encoded by the coding sequence ATGTCTGACCAAGCCCGTGACACCGCCCGGATGCTCGAATCGCTGCGCCGCCGGCGCCTGCTGCAGGGCGCTGCCGCGCTGCCGCTGGCCGGCCTGGCCGGCGGGGCCTGGGCCCAGCAGTACCCCACCGCCAAGGTCAACACCAGCAAGCTGGCCGTCACCGACACCGAGGTGACGGTGGGCCAGCTGCACAGCGCTACCGGCACCATGGCCATCAGCGAGACCGGCTCCATCCAGGCCGAGCAGCTGGCCATCGACCAGATCAACGCGATGGGCGGCGTGCTGGGCCGCAAGATCAAGGTGATCAAGGAGGACGGCGCCAGCGACTGGCCCACCTTTGCCGAGAAGAGCAAGAAGCTGCTGGTCAACGACCGCGTGGCCGCCGTGTTCGGCTGCTGGACCAGCGCCTCGCGCAAGGCGGTGCTGCCGATCTTCGAGAAGGAGAACGGCATGCTGTATTACCCCACCTTCTACGAAGGCCTGGAGCAGAGCAAGAACGTCATCTACACCGGCCAGGAAGCCACCCAGCAGATTCTGTGGGGCCTGGACTGGGCGCAGAAGACCAAGGGTGCCAAGACCTACTTCCTGGTGGGCTCGGACTACATCTGGCCGCGCACCTCGATGAAGATCGGCCGCAAGCACATCGAGAACGTGCTCAAGACCAAGGTGGTGGGCGAGGAGTACTACCCGCTGGGCCACACCAACTTCAACTCGCTGATCAACAAGATCAAGGTGGCCAAGCCCGACGTGATCTTCGCGGCGGTGGTGGGTGGCTCCAACGTGGCCTTCTACAAGCAGCTCAAGGCCGCGGGCGTGACGGCGGACAAGCAGTTCCTGCTCACCATCTCGGTGACCGAGGACGAGGTGCTGGGCATCGGCGGCGAGAACATCGCGGGCTTCTACTCGTCGATGAAGTACTTCCAGAGCCTGGACAACGAGAACAACAAGAAGTTCGTCGAGGCCTTCAAGGCCAAGTACGGCAAGGACGCGGTGATCGGCGACGTGACCCAGGCCGCCTACCTGGGCCCCTGGCTGTGGAAGGCCACGGTGGAAAAGGCCGGCAGCTTCGACGTCGACAAGGTGGCCGCCGCCTCGTCCGACATCGAGCTGAAGACCGCGCCCGAAGGCTATGTGAAGCTGCACCCCAACCACCACCTGTGGAGCAAGACGCGCATCGGCCAGGCGCAGAAGGACGGCCAGTTCAAGGTGGTGGCCGAGTCGCCGGCGCTGATCGAGCCGAACCCGTTCCCCGAAGGCTACAAGTAA